A section of the Larus michahellis chromosome 1, bLarMic1.1, whole genome shotgun sequence genome encodes:
- the ATP1A1 gene encoding sodium/potassium-transporting ATPase subunit alpha-1 — translation MGKGAGRDKYEPTATSEHGAKKKKGKKERDMDELKKEVSMDDHKLSLDELHRKYGTDLSRGLTTARAAEILARDGPNSLTPPPTTPEWVKFCRQLFGGFSLLLWIGAILCFLAYGIQSVMEEEPNNDNLYLGVVLAAVVIITGCFSYYQEAKSSKIMESFKNMVPQQALVVRNGEKMSINAEGVVVGDLVEVKGGDRIPADLRIISAHGCKVDNSSLTGESEPQTRSPDFSNENPLETRNIAFFSTNCVEGTARGIVISTGDRTVMGRIASLASGLEGGKTPIAMEIEHFIHLITGVAVFLGVTFFILSLILEYTWLEAVIFLIGIIVANVPEGLLATVTVCLTLTAKRMARKNCLVKNLEAVETLGSTSTICSDKTGTLTQNRMTVAHMWFDNQIHEADTTENQSGASFDKSSATWTALSRVAGLCNRAVFQANQENVPILKRAVAGDASESALLKCIELCCGSVKEMRDRYPKVVEIPFNSTNKYQLSIHKNANTSESRYLLVMKGAPERILDRCSTILIHGKEQPLDEEMKDAFQNAYLELGGLGERVLGFCHLALPDDQFPEGFQFDTDEVNFPVDKLCFVGLMSMIDPPRAAVPDAVGKCRSAGIKVIMVTGDHPITAKAIAKGVGIISEGNETVEDIAARLNIPVSQVNPRDAKACVVHGSDLKDMTSEQLDDILMHHTEIVFARTSPQQKLIIVEGCQRQGAIVAVTGDGVNDSPALKKADIGVAMGIAGSDVSKQAADMILLDDNFASIVTGVEEGRLIFDNLKKSIAYTLTSNIPEITPFLIFIIANIPLPLGTVTILCIDLGTDMVPAISLAYEQAESDIMKRQPRNPKTDKLVNERLISMAYGQIGMIQALGGFFTYFVIMAENGFWPSGLLGIRVQWDDRWVNDVEDSYGQQWTYEQRKIVEFTCHTAFFVSIVVVQWADLIICKTRRNSVFQQGMKNKILIFGLFEETALAAFLSYCPGMDVALRMYPLKPTWWFCAFPYSLLIFLYDEVRKLIIRRNPGGWVEKETYY, via the exons ATGGGCAAGGGG GCTGGAAGAGACAAGTATGAGCCCACTGCTACATCAGAGCATGGcgcaaagaagaaaaaggggaagaaggagagggacaTGGATGAGCTTAAAAAGGAAGTCTCAATG GATGACCATAAGCTGAGCCTTGATGAACTTCATCGCAAATATGGAACAGACTTGAGTCGG GGTTTGACTACTGCACGTGCAGCTGAGATTTTGGCTCGTGATGGCCCAAATTCCCTCACACCCCCACCCACCACTCCTGAATGGGTCAAGTTCTGTCGGCAGCTCTTTGGAGGATTCTCGCTCCTGTTGTGGATTGGTGCTATTCTATGTTTTCTGGCTTATGGCATACAAAGTGTCATGGAGGAGGAGCCCAACAATGATAAT CTGTACCTGGGTGTTGTGTTGGCAGCTGTGGTTATCATTACTGGCTGTTTCTCTTATTACCAAGAAGCAAAAAGTTCCAAGATCATGGAGTCCTTCAAGAACATGGTGCCTCAG caagcTCTTGTAGTCAGAAATGGTGAGAAGATGAGCATAAATGCTGAAGGAGTTGTAGTTGGAGATCTAGTGGAGgtgaaaggaggagacagaattCCAGCTGACCTTCGGATCATATCTGCACATGGTTGCAAG GTGGATAACTCCTCACTTACTGGTGAATCAGAGCCTCAGACCAGGTCTCCAGACTTCTCCAATGAGAACCCACTGGAGACCAGGAACATTGCCTTCTTTTCCACTAACTGTGTGGAAG GTACTGCCCGTGGCATTGTCATTAGCACTGGGGATCGCACTGTGATGGGCCGTATTGCCAGTCTGGCTTCTGGactggaagggggaaaaactcCAATTGCCATGGAGATCGAGCACTTTATCCACCTCATCACTGGAGTGGCTGTTTTCCTGGGTGTCACCTTCTTCATTCTCTCACTCATCCTTGAGTACACATGGCTGGAGGCTGTAATCTTCCTCATCGGGATCATTGTTGCCAATGTCCCAGAGGGGTTGCTTGCAACAGTCACG GTATGTCTGACACTAACAGCCAAACGTATGGCGCGTAAGAACTGTTTGGTGAAGAACCTGGAAGCTGTGGAAACCCTGGGCTCCACATCCACTATCTGTTCTGACAAAACAGGCACTCTGACACAGAATCGCATGACGGTTGCACACATGTGGTTTGACAATCAGATTCATGAGGCTGATACTACAGAGAACCAGAGTG GTGCTTCCTTTGACAAGAGCTCAGCTACTTGGACTGCTTTGTCCAGAGTTGCAGGTCTCTGCAACCGTGCTGTGTTTCAGGCCAATCAGGAAAATGTACCAATTCTTAAG AGAGCAGTGGCAGGAGACGCCTCTGAGTCTGCACTTCTGAAATGCATTGAATTGTGCTGTGGTTCTGTCAAGGAGATGAGAGATAGATATCCCAAAGTGGTGGAAATACCATTTAACTCTACTAACAAGTATCAG CTGTCTATccacaaaaatgcaaatacatcAGAATCCCGTTACTTGCTGGTGATGAAGGGAGCTCCAGAGAGGATCTTGGATCGCTGCAGCACCATTCTTATTCATGGCAAAGAGCAACCACTGGATGAGGAAATGAAAGATGCTTTTCAGAATGCTTACCTTGAGTTGGGAGGCCTTGGGGAGAGAGTGTTAG GATTCTGTCACTTGGCTCTGCCTGATGATCAGTTCCCTGAAGGCTTCCAGTTCGATACAGACGAGGTGAACTTCCCTGTAGACAAGCTCTGCTTTGTAGGACTGATGTCTATGATTGACCCTCCTCGTGCTGCTGTGCCAGATGCTGTTGGCAAATGCAGAAGCGCTGGGATCAAG GTTATCATGGTTACTGGAGACCATCCAATCACAGCCAAAGCCATTGCCAAGGGTGTCGGCATCATCTCTGAGGGCAATGAAACAGTAGAAGATATTGCTGCTCGACTCAACATTCCCGTCAGCCAGGTCAACCCTAG GGATGCCAAAGCTTGTGTTGTTCATGGCTCAGATTTGAAGGACATGACTAGTGAGCAGCTGGATGACATCCTGATGCATCATACTGAAATTGTCTTTGCCAGGACATCTCCTCAGCAGAAGCTTATAATTGTGGAAGGCTGTCAGCGACAG GGTGCCATTGTAGCAGTGACAGGTGACGGTGTGAATGATTCCCCAGCCCTGAAGAAGGCCGACATTGGTGTTGCTATGGGTATTGCTGGCTCAGACGTCTCCAAGCAGGCAGCCGACATGATTCTGCTGGATGATAACTTTGCCTCCATTGTCACTGGCGTTGAAGAAG GGCGTCTGATCTTTGATAACCTAAAGAAGTCTATTGCTTACACCTTGACCAGTAACATTCCTGAAATCACGCCGTTCCTGATCTTCATCATTGCGAACATACCCCTTCCACTGGGAACAGTCACCATCCTCTGCATTGACTTGGGAACTGACATG GTCCCTGCTATCTCCCTGGCATATGAGCAAGCAGAGAGTGACATCATGAAGAGGCAGCCCAGAAATCCCAAAACAGACAAGCTGGTGAATGAACGGCTGATCAGCATGGCCTATGGGCAGATTG GTATGATCCAGGCCCTTGGAGGTTTCTTCACCTATTTTGTAATCATGGCGGAGAATGGGTTCTGGCCTTCTGGCTTGCTAGGGATCAGAGTTCAGTGGGATGACCGGTGGGTTAATGATGTGGAAGACAGCTATGGGCAGCAATGG ACCTACGAACAGAGGAAAATAGTGGAGTTCACTTGCCATACAGCCTTCTTTGTCAGCATTGTGGTTGTGCAGTGGGCAGACTTGATCATTTGTAAGACCCGAAGAAACTCTGTCTTCCAGCAGGGAATGAA GAACAAGATCTTAATATTTGGTCTCTTTGAGGAGactgctctggctgccttccTTTCCTACTGCCCTGGGATGGATGTTGCTCTAAGGATGTACCCTCTCAA GCCGACCTGGTGGTTCTGTGCTTTCCCATACTCCCTCCTCATATTCCTGTATGATGAAGTCAGAAAGCTCATTATCAGACGCAACCCTGGTG gTTGGGTGGAAAAAGAGACCTACTACTAA